In Acetivibrio cellulolyticus CD2, the sequence TCTTAATTCAAATTTGTCCGGCAAGTCTTTAGGTACTGGTATATTTGAAGTAATATAACTTGAATCTTCCGCATTGTTGGGAATTTCTCCGCCACTTCCACCACCGATACATTTATCGTTGTAGTAGAAAAGCGGCAATAGATGATTTTTGGCTAAAGTGCCACCTTTAACAGCCCAACCAATACTGATTTCAGCCTGGTCATAGTACACTTCCTTTATAGCAACTGTCAATTCACCTTTTGTTTCTTGCAAGTCGATAAAATTAGTTAATCCCTTATCGCTTGCGTTTTTAAGTCCTTTATCCGTGAACATTTCAAAGACTTCACCAATAAAGGGTATTTTTGCAAGTTCGTTTGCTACTTTAGGATAAGCGTAGCAAGTACCAAATAAGGCAGTAAATACAAAACTTATTGTAATAAAGATTGTTAATCCACGTCTTAATACTATATGGTTTTGTTCTTTCCTTATTGCTTTTTTAATTACAAAATCAATGTTATCAGGCACTTGTATTCTTTCTAGTTGTTCTTTAAGAATATTCATTCTTTTACCACCGCTTTCAAGTTTGCTAATTCACGTCTTAAAATACCCAAAGCTTTATTGAGATGCGATTTTACTGTACCACTAGGGGAGGACAATATTTCGGAAATTTGATTTATTGTAAAGTCTTGAAAATATTTCAAGATAATTATTGTTTTAAGATTAAAGTCTAATCTATCAATAGCTTCCTGCAAATCTATATTCAATTCAAGTGTATCTAATATATCTTCGCCATCATCAGCTAATTGGTAAATTTGTTCTGACTCCATCAATTGTAATTCGTTTTCAGAAATCCTCTTTTTCTTTTTTAAAAAATTTAAACAGCAGTTCATTGTTATTTTTGTTATCCATGTATTAAAAAATTCGGGGGTATTAAGTTTTTTAATTGATGAATAGGCTTTTGAAACTGTTTCAGAGACTAAATCTAAAGAATCATTATTATCCTTTAGATAAACATATGACAGTCTAAATATATCAGCCTTTCTTTCTTCAATTAACTCTACAAAAGCGTTTTTATCCCCTTTAATAGCTTCTATGACTTTTTCAGTATTAACAATGACCATTTTTAATCTCCTAATATGCTGTAAAATTTCATCTCAATAGTATTAGACAATGAATAACTTAAAAAGGTTTTGGTTTTGAAAAAAATTTATCTTTTTTCTTTTATCTTTACTTTGATGTCTAATTTCTTGCTATCTCTCAGAATAGAAAGGTTAATTTCATCACCAACTTTATAACTTTTAATAATCTCATTTTATTATAACTAATGATTAATTAGTGATTTTTATACTTTTTGAAATGAAAAAAGCGGACTACAGAAACCCTGTAAGCCGCTTCTTTTCTTTGGTCGGAGTGACGTGACTTGAACACGCGACCCCTTGCACCCCAAGCAAGTACTCTAGCCAAACTGAGCTACACCCCGATAACGAATTCTTATTATAGCACAATCTATTTTAATTGTAAATAAAAAAAATAAAATGTATAAAACATGATTTATTTGCTTATAATTAAAATTGAACAATAATATTTAAGGGAGGAAATTTATATGTTAAGCGATGAGGCAGCACCACTTAGTGAGCCTCTGAGGTTAAAAACTCAAAGAAAAGTCAAGAAGACAATTTTATTGGCTGCATATATAATATTTGTTGTGGTGATATCTCTAGGTGTTAATAATTATATAATATATAATTGGTATAAGGGCACCAGAGAAAAGTATGAGGACACATTCTTAAGAATCCAGACTATATCTGAGGAAAACAGTAGTCTTGTATCAAAGAATAGAGCCACCACACAGGAGTACAGTTTATTAGAAGATAAATTTGAAAAGATTTCAACACAGCATGAGCAAATAACTATGCAGCTTGAAGAAATTAAAAATAGAAATTATGAGCTTATGGAAAAGAATAAAGAGCTCGAAGATAAAAACAAGGAATTGGCACAAGACAACATTGAGCTTCAAAACACATTGAAAAAAGCTGCTTCTGTAGGGATAAGGCCACAAAGCTTTACCGAATTCCAGGGTATAAGTTCTAGAGGCTCGGTGGAACGAGGTAGGTATGTTGGTAAGTTTTTAGGAACAGCCTATACTCCATGTAGTTCTGAATGTGGTAATAACCTTGGGATTACAAACTCAGGACAGCCGATAATACCAGGGGTATCAATTGCTATAGATAAAAAATACTGGCCATTTGGAACAGTTTTCTATATAAAAGGTTTAGGATACGCAGTAGCTATGGATACAGGCAGTGCAATTAAAGGAAAGAAAAGATTTGATTTTGCGGTATTTGATAAAGATTTTGCAAATAAGTTGGGTACAAGCTATTGGGATGTTTACCTGGTAAAACTGGGGAACGGCAAAGTAGAAGATGTACCACTTTAAAGCAAAAAAGGTGCTTACAGGCAGATGTAAGCACCTTTTTTGCGACGTTTGCACAAATGTCTTTAAACTAGATTAATTTACTATCAGATGCGGATTTGTTTTTAAAGAAGGAATTATATATTTAATCTAGAATAGGAATATAGATAAAGCAGAGATAAGAATAGCATAAACAAGGGGGTATTATAAGCATGGAAGTTGTAAATATTAAGCCAAAAAAGAAGGTACCCAAAATATCACCTAAGCTAATTTTAGGTGCATGTTTGATTTTAGTTGTATTGGTTATTTCATTTAACTCATACTATACTGTAAACGATCAGCAGCAGGCCGTTGTCCTTACATTTGGAAAGGTAACGAGTATTGAGGGCGCAGGAATGCATTTTAAATTACCGGATCCTATACAGTCAGTTATCAAAGTACCGGTGCAAAAAACTCAAAAACTTGAACTGGGTTACAGGGATGGAAAAGATGGTAAATATGTTGCTGTTGATGAGGAATCAAAGATGATTACCGGTGATTACAACATTATCAGAATTGACTTTTTCATTGAATGGAAGATTTCAGACCCTAAAAAATATCTGTTTGAAGCTGTTGAACCGGATGAAATACTCAGAAATACGACACTTAGTGCTGCAAGGTCAGTTGTAGGTTCTGCAACTATTGATGATGTTTTGACGAGTGGAAAAGTTGCTATACAAAGTGATATAAAGGAAAAGCTTATGCAAAGTCTTGAAAACTATGATATTGGAGTACAGGTAATTGATGTGAAAATTCAAGATTCTGAGCCTCCAACAGATGCAGTAAAACAGGCGTTTAAGAATGTTGAAAATGCAAAGCAGAGTAAAGAGACGGCAATAAATGAAGCAAACAAGTACAAAAACTCAGAGCTCCCCAAAGCACAAGCTGAATCAGACAAGATAATCAGAAATGGAGAGTCACAGAGGCAAACTAAGATCAATGATGCCAAAGGGCAAGTTGTAAAATTTCAAAAAATGTATGAGGAATATAAGAATTATAAGGATATAACAAAGAAAAGACTTTATCTTGAAGCAATGGAAGAAATACTTCCGGGTATTACTGTTTATATTGAGGATAATTCCGGTGATATACAGAAAATTCTACCGTTGAAGCCGTTTGAAAACAAGGGGGGCAATTAATATGAAAAAGGTGTTAATAGCTGCAGCAGCGTTTATTGCTCTTATAGTAATACTTATGAGCGCATATATAGTAAAAGAAGATGAATATGCTTGTATAAAAAGATTCGGAAAAGTAATAGAAACGAAAAGTTCAGCAGGGCTTTATTTAAAGGTGCCATTTGTTGACAGCAAGTTTGTCCTTCCAAAGAAAAAGATTTTATATGACCTGCAGCCTTC encodes:
- a CDS encoding DUF4179 domain-containing protein gives rise to the protein MNILKEQLERIQVPDNIDFVIKKAIRKEQNHIVLRRGLTIFITISFVFTALFGTCYAYPKVANELAKIPFIGEVFEMFTDKGLKNASDKGLTNFIDLQETKGELTVAIKEVYYDQAEISIGWAVKGGTLAKNHLLPLFYYNDKCIGGGSGGEIPNNAEDSSYITSNIPVPKDLPDKFELRFIIRENNKTDGKEFEFIIPLDRNKSDSQSKKIDIMKTYKTDNRTMLIKDIVFSPASVAISFKFTHKLGEAYELSLIDKTGNPLVFKRATSSINDNEIKGDAVTEEGVAFFEPIEKIPEELVLSVLSADESVVLDSNKPVLMIMELKLQ
- a CDS encoding sigma-70 family RNA polymerase sigma factor translates to MVIVNTEKVIEAIKGDKNAFVELIEERKADIFRLSYVYLKDNNDSLDLVSETVSKAYSSIKKLNTPEFFNTWITKITMNCCLNFLKKKKRISENELQLMESEQIYQLADDGEDILDTLELNIDLQEAIDRLDFNLKTIIILKYFQDFTINQISEILSSPSGTVKSHLNKALGILRRELANLKAVVKE
- a CDS encoding 3D domain-containing protein, giving the protein MLSDEAAPLSEPLRLKTQRKVKKTILLAAYIIFVVVISLGVNNYIIYNWYKGTREKYEDTFLRIQTISEENSSLVSKNRATTQEYSLLEDKFEKISTQHEQITMQLEEIKNRNYELMEKNKELEDKNKELAQDNIELQNTLKKAASVGIRPQSFTEFQGISSRGSVERGRYVGKFLGTAYTPCSSECGNNLGITNSGQPIIPGVSIAIDKKYWPFGTVFYIKGLGYAVAMDTGSAIKGKKRFDFAVFDKDFANKLGTSYWDVYLVKLGNGKVEDVPL
- the hflK gene encoding FtsH protease activity modulator HflK produces the protein MEVVNIKPKKKVPKISPKLILGACLILVVLVISFNSYYTVNDQQQAVVLTFGKVTSIEGAGMHFKLPDPIQSVIKVPVQKTQKLELGYRDGKDGKYVAVDEESKMITGDYNIIRIDFFIEWKISDPKKYLFEAVEPDEILRNTTLSAARSVVGSATIDDVLTSGKVAIQSDIKEKLMQSLENYDIGVQVIDVKIQDSEPPTDAVKQAFKNVENAKQSKETAINEANKYKNSELPKAQAESDKIIRNGESQRQTKINDAKGQVVKFQKMYEEYKNYKDITKKRLYLEAMEEILPGITVYIEDNSGDIQKILPLKPFENKGGN